A region of Spodoptera frugiperda isolate SF20-4 chromosome 26, AGI-APGP_CSIRO_Sfru_2.0, whole genome shotgun sequence DNA encodes the following proteins:
- the LOC118264849 gene encoding uncharacterized protein LOC118264849, which yields MIILLIWVAVLIGVVVLYLRQLYSTFSRHGIKHFKPIPLLGNMGTVLLRRQHLAYSLIDLYNAFPEEKFVGRFEFMNEAVLIRDLELVKKVCVKDFEHFVDHRSFGIDSFFARTLFLLRGQEWKDMRSTLSPAFTSSKIRLMVPFMVEVGDQMIDSLKKRIEDSKGGYIDIDCKDLTTRYANDVIASCAFGLKVDSQTEKDNQFYVMGKTVTNFNFFQVLKFFLIMNIPKIAKMLKWDIVSDTVKNFFKNLVLDTMKEREMHNIVRPDMIHLLIEAKKGKLSHDDVQSNDDATGFATVDESSVGLKKVNREWSDNDLVAQAFLFFVAGFESISSSVCFLLYELAINPDVQERLAQEIREYDAKNGGKFDFNSIQSMKYMDNVVSELLRRWPVAVATDRICEKDYNMGKPNAKAEKDFIVRKGAGIMISAFAFHHDPQYFPEPQKFDPDRFSDENKHKINPNAYMPFGVGPRNCIGSRFALCEMKVITYQILRHMVLSPCEKTCIPAKLATDNMNLRLQGGHWLRFRLRKYTFSSCLTGKVVARAYRKRKREIAQHVDCLLNCLSIQLHKMMILLIWLAVLIAVLAQYLRKAHSMFDENEIKYLKSTPLLSDLMVILRPKEHMGEDVARVYNSFPNERFVGKLQFMKKSIVIRDPELIKKITVKDYESFLNHPDTPESFFSKVLFFMKDEPWKDMRTTLSPAFTSSKIRQMVPFMAEVGDQMILSLKKKIEQSKDGYVDIECKDLTTRYANDVIATCAFGLKVDSHNDENNEFYKMGEILSAFNISRMLLFMLMSTVPYLNQVLEFEIIPKSAQRFIKNLVLDTMKDRELRKIIRPDMIHLLMEAKKGQLTHDDSKSSDEAAGFAAVEESTIGKKAPNNRVWSDDDLVAQAFLFFIAGFESVSSSMSFLLHELALNPDVQERLVQEIKEHDEKNGGKVDFTSIQSMKYLDMVVSEVLRLWPPFPIFTRACTRDYNMGKPNDSAKRDFIVRKGTELWIPTYAFHRDPQYYPSPDKFDPERFSDENKHKIKPFTYMPFGAGPRNCIGSRFALCEIKVMAYQLLRQVELSPCEKTCIRPKLAINSLNLKLEGGHWLRFRLRK from the exons ATTTGTAGGAAGGTTTGAGTTCATGAACGAGGCAGTGCTGATCAGAGATCTGGAGCTGGTGAAGAAAGTTTGTGTCAAAGACTTTGAGCACTTTGTCGATCACCGCAGTTTTGGGATTGACTCGTTCTTcgcaagaactttgtttttactgagag gcCAAGAATGGAAGGACATGCGCTCCACGCTGAGTCCAGCGTTCACAAGCTCCAAGATACGGCTGATGGTACCTTTCATGGTGGAGGTCGGAGACCAGATGATAGATTCCCTTAAAAAGAGGATTGAGGATTCAAAAG GTGGCTACATAGATATTGACTGCAAGGACCTCACGACCCGCTACGCTAACGATGTAATAGCCTCGTGCGCTTTTGGCCTCAAAGTGGACTCGCAGACTGAAAAGGACAATCAATTCTACGTAATGGGCAAGACAGTGACAAACTTCAATTTCTTTCAAGTATTAAAATTCTTCTTGATTATGAATATTCCCAAAATTGCTAag ATGCTCAAATGGGATATAGTCTCAGATACAGTGAAGAACTTCTTTAAAAACTTGGTACTGGACACTATGAAGGAGCGAGAAATGCACAACATTGTAAGGCCTGATATGATCCACTTGCTTATAGAAGCGAAAAAAG GTAAATTGTCTCACGACGATGTCCAATCTAATGATGATGCAACTGGATTTGCGACTGTTGATGAATCTTCGGTTGGATTAAAGAAAGTCAATAGAG AGTGGAGTGACAATGACCTCGTTGCTCAAGCATTCCTGTTCTTTGTGGCTGGTTTTGAATCAATTTCATCGAGTGTGTGCTTCTTATTGTACGAGTTGGCAATAAATCCTGATGTACAGGAGCGCTTGGCGCAGGAGATCAGGGAGTATGACGCGAAGAATGGCGGCAAGTTTGACTTCAACTCGATACAGAGTATGAAGTATATGGATAATGTTGTGTCAG AATTATTACGACGATGGCCTGTAGCTGTAGCTACTGACAGAATTTGTGAAAAAGACTACAACATGGGTAAACCAAATGCAAAGGCTGAGAAGGATTTCATT gTGCGGAAAGGTGCTGGGATCATGATCTCGGCCTTTGCTTTCCATCACGACCCTCAGTACTTCCCGGAGCCGCAAAAGTTTGACCCTGATCGTTTTTCTGATGAAAATAAACACAAGATCAATCCGAATGCATACATGCCTTTTGGTGTTGGTCCTAGAAACTGCATAG GGTCAAGATTTGCTCTCTGCGAGATGAAGGTGATCACCTACCAGATACTGAGGCACATGGTGCTCTCTCCCTGTGAGAAGACCTGCATCCCTGCTAAGCTCGCAACTGACAATATGAACTTGAGATTGCAAGGAGGACACTGGCTCAGATTTCGactacgaaaa TACACATTCAGTTCGTGTCTGACAGGGAAAGTGGTCGCACGTGCGTACAggaagagaaagagagagatagCACAACATGTTGATTGTCTACTAAATTGTTTATCCATCCAATTACAC AAAATGATGATCTTATTGATATGGTTGGCGGTCCTGATAGCGGTGCTTGCACAATACTTGCGGAAAGCACACTCAATGTTTGATGaaaatgaaatcaaatattTGAAGAGCACGCCGCTTCTATCCGACCTGATGGTAATATTAAGACCAAAGGAACACATGGGTGAGGATGTCGCTAGAGTTTACAACAGTTTTCCTAATGAAAG GTTTGTGGGAAAACTGCAATTTATGAAGAAGTCTATAGTAATACGTGATCCAGAACTGATTAAAAAGATCACCGTCAAAGACTATGAAAGTTTCCTCAACCACCCGGACACACCAGAATCGTTCTTTAGCAAAGTTTTATTCTTTATGAAAG ATGAGCCGTGGAAGGACATGCGCACCACGCTAAGTCCAGCGTTCACCAGCTCAAAGATTCGCCAAATGGTGCCTTTCATGGCTGAGGTTGGAGATCAGATGATACTTTCATTGAAGAAGAAGATAGAACAATCCAAAG ATGGCTACGTAGATATAGAATGCAAAGATCTCACAACACGTTACGCCAATGATGTGATAGCGACCTGCGCCTTTGGTCTGAAGGTGGACTCTCACAATGATGAGAACAATGAATTCTACAAAATGGGAGAAATACTCAGCGCCTTTAATATATCCAGAATGCTGTTGTTCATGTTGATGAGTACTGTGCCTTATTTGAATCAG GTATTAGAATTTGAAATAATTCCAAAGTCAGCTCAGCGGTTTATCAAAAATCTGGTGCTTGACACTATGAAGGACCGAGAGTTGCGGAAAATTATCAGACCTGACATGATTCACTTGCTAATGGAGGCTAAAAAAG gcCAACTAACTCACGATGATTCTAAGTCGAGTGATGAAGCGGCAGGGTTTGCAGCTGTTGAAGAATCTACAATTGGAAAAAAGGCACCAAATAACAGAG TGTGGAGCGATGATGATTTGGTAGCTCAAGCATTCCTGTTCTTCATTGCTGGCTTCGAATCAGTTTCATCGAGTATGTCGTTCTTACTGCACGAGCTGGCACTGAACCCTGACGTACAGGAACGCCTGGTGCAGGAGATTAAAGAACATGATGAGAAGAATGGTGGAAAGGTGGACTTCACATCTATACAGAGCATGAAGTACTTAGATATGGTTGTGTCAG AGGTGTTAAGATTATGGCCACCGTTCCCAATCTTTACCAGAGCATGTACAAGAGATTACAATATGGGGAAACCAAACGACTCAGCCAAACGggattttatt GTACGAAAAGGTACAGAATTATGGATACCGACGTATGCCTTCCATCGAGACCCCCAGTACTACCCAAGTCCTGACAAGTTCGATCCGGAGCGTTTCTCCGatgaaaacaaacacaaaatcaaACCGTTTACATACATGCCATTTGGTGCTGGGCCAAGGAACTGTATTG GATCCAGATTTGCTCTCTGCGAGATCAAGGTGATGGCTTACCAGCTCCTGCGGCAGGTGGAACTGTCTCCTTGTGAGAAGACCTGCATCCGTCCCAAGCTCGCAATCAACAGTTTAAACTTAAAGCTGGAAGGAGGACATTGGCTAAGGTTTAGGCTGAGAAAATAG